In Cucurbita pepo subsp. pepo cultivar mu-cu-16 unplaced genomic scaffold, ASM280686v2 Cp4.1_scaffold000154, whole genome shotgun sequence, a genomic segment contains:
- the LOC111784098 gene encoding OTU domain-containing protein 5-B: MTRVFISRASSGGGSSSSTNPNRSSAPGGSSSSRPEQQHVSTSPHPVSKDEDLGENVQEQSTTVDEVLDATNSESKTVKTEDVLIEGSYNDQQMEILRDELSGDNEKVVKDDAPDVGELRMISDHLQILERNALENECCTGGSSMAIPGNSPPPPPPAPPLKPSSVSSSNTRRHVLGSSNAGRIGSPRSSGIARSVVSNRTSLTGSRPSSPRSHVDSEGYNSADEHNSCYVSYYDLERERQFEAEIKRVKGFEVKRMLEDGNCLFRAVADQVYGDSEAYDLIRQMCIDYMERERDHFSQFITEGFTSYCKRKRRDKVYGNNAEIQALCEMYNRPIHIFSYGTEPINIFHGNYTTDLPPIRLSYHHGNHYNSLVDPRRLAIGAGLGFSSLRGANVDKDKVKAALKAQQDQQIDNSLLAQGRYFSDLEVTEKEIEQMVMEASRTEYLAKYSSKQQLDRRDNSSTPGAEPSSSGARSSGSEGTCKRESGGVPESVLSNGMQTVLSMGFGYLQVIEAYSIFGDDVDSMVCYLLETGESSRRKGKATE; the protein is encoded by the exons ATGACGAGGGTCTTTATATCGCGAGCTTCCTCTGGTGgtggttcttcttcttctactaaCCCCAACCGATCTTCTGCCCCTGGTGGTTCTTCATCATCTCGCCCTGAACAACAACACGTTTCTACTTCTCCACACCCAGTTTCGAAAGATGAGGACCTTGGAGAGAATGTACAGGAACAGTCTACTACTGTTGATGAGGTTTTGGACGCCACCAATAGCGAAAGCAAGACAGTGAAAACAGAAGATGTTTTGATCGAAGGCTCTTATAACGATCAGCAGATGGAGATTTTGAGAGATGAACTTTCTGGAGATAATGAGAAAGTTGTTAAAGATGATGCTCCGGATGTAGGGGAACTTAGAATGATATCGGATCACTTGCAAATTCTGGAGAGGAACGCACTTGAAAATGAGTGCTGTACCGGGGGTTCTTCGATGGCCATTCCGGGGAATTCACCACCTCCACCACCCCCTGCCCCACCGCTCAAGCCGTCTTCAGTGAGCTCATCAAACACTAGGAGACATGTTTTGGGAAGTTCTAATGCGGGTAGAATTGGGTCCCCAAGAAGTAGTGGCATTGCCCGGTCTGTTGTTTCAAATAGGACCTCCCTCACTGGGTCACGGCCTTCATCTCCAAGATCACATGTCGATAGCGAGGGGTACAACAGTGCCGATGAGCACAACTCTTGTTATGTGTCCTATTATGATCTG GAAAGAGAGAGGCAATTTGAGGCTGAAATTAAGCGAGTAAAGGGTTTTGAAGTTAAAAGAATGCTGGAGGATGGGAATTGCCTCTTTCGTGCTGTTGCAGATCAAGTGTATGGGGATTCTGAAGCATACGATCTGATTCGACAGATGTGTATAGATTACATG GAGCGTGAGAGGGATCACTTTTCCCAGTTTATAACTGAAGGATTTACATCTTATTgcaagaggaaaagaagagatAAG GTATATGGAAATAATGCTGAAATCCAAGCGCTTTGTGAGATGTATAATCGACCAATCCATATTTTCTCATATGGCACAG AACCTATTAACATCTTTCATGGAAACTATACTACTGACCTGCCTCCCATTCGGTTGAGTTATCATCATGGCAATCATTACAACTCTCTTGTTGATCCACGACGCTTAGCAATTGGTGCAGGGCTTGGCTTCAGCAGTCTTCGAGGG GCAAATGTTGACAAGGATAAAGTGAAGGCTGCTTTGAAAGCGCAGCAAGATCAACAGATTGATAAT TCCCTTCTTGCTCAAGGACGGTATTTCTCAGATCTTGAGGTTACTGAAAAGGAGATAGAACAGATGGTGATGGAAGCTTCGAGAACTGAATATCTTGCTAAATATTCCTCGAAACAGCAATTGGACCGAAGAGACAATTCCTCAACCCCGGGTGCAGAACCATCTTCTTCAGGCGCCA GATCGTCGGGAAGTGAGGGTACCTGTAAGAGAGAAAGCGGCGGGGTGCCAGAGTCGGTTTTAAGCAATGGGATGCAAACAGTGCTTTCGATGGGGTTCGGTTACCTACAGGTGATCGAAGCTTATAGCATATTTGGAGACGATGTGGATTCAATGGTTTGTTATTTGTTGGAAACTGGGGAGAGCAGCAGACGCAAAGGCAAGGCCACAGAATGA